Genomic window (Planctomycetota bacterium):
CAGCAAAACGTCAGCCGACGATGCGATGCTGTCGTCAAACTGAACCGCCAAAAGCGCGAGACCGAGAAAGAAGGCCGAAATCGCGACCGCCGTCAGGTGACCGACGACGGCAAGCAGCGCGAGCACCTTCGCGTTCAGACCACGCATCGAGAACGCGACGATGCCGATCAACGCGTAGTGGAACAGGATGTCGCCGAACCAGATGAGCAGCATGTGCGCCAGCCCGATCATGGCGAGGAGCGCCGTTCGCCTGAGAAACGTCGGCCAGACGGGCAGGCCTTGCTCCTCTCGCCGACGGCTCGCCAGGAGCAGCCCGACACCGAAGAGGCCGCTGAAGATCGTGATGAACTTGCCTTGAGCAAACGTCGTCGTGATCGCAAACGCCGCCTCGTCGATCGCAGAGTCTGCGAACGGGTAGATGTACGCATCCGAGATCATCCCGAACGTCCGGATGTTGAGCAGCAGAATGCCGAGCAAGGCAACGCCGCGAACGACGTCGATGCCGACGACGCGATCAGCCTGGGGTACCGGACCGACTTCGACGGCGGGAACAACTGGCTGGTAGCCAAGCGTCCCGGCATTCTGAGCATCGTCTGGTGGTTGAGGGGACGTCATTACGCGGAGTGCCGGGGCGGCGGCACAGCGTAAGCAGCACGCCCCATCACGCGATGAGTCGCGGACGTGGATTGTCACACCTCACGAGGTCGCAGAGCGACGCCGACCAGTCGACGCCCGCGTCGCATCCGACCGCAAATCCGTCCTGCAACGCGTGCGACCAGCGGGCAGTGCACAAGAGCTCAATGGCCTGCTCACCTGCGCGGTGCAGCGTCAAGTGCAGCCGTGTCGAGGGGGCAACGTCGACCGGGAGCGCGAGCGACAGGCCTTCTTCGGAAACATCTCGTAGCCGGCCCTGCACGATCTTGCCCATGCGTGCCGGGCCGATGTCGCGGGCTTCGACGATCACGCCTTGCTTGGGTGCTGACCGGCCGAGCGTGCGACGCTCCAGTGCGAGGCTCAGGGCCGCGTCGCGGTCGTGCTCGAGGCACTGCTGCAGACGCCGCACCTCCCGCCGTGTGAGCGTCGAGCCAGGCGGCACGGGTGCCCGTCGTGGCCAGAGGTTTTCCGGGATGAGACGCACGGTCGAACCGTGCATCGACCCGGCGCGAAGCAAGCGACCGGCAAACCGCCGCCGCTCGGTCTTATCGGCCAGCCTGAGCGTTCCCGGCGGAGGACTGCATCAGCGGCTCACCGAGGTTCATGAGCGGCAGCGGCATGGGGCTGTCGCTGTTCATGAAGTAAAGCTTGGCCGCCTCGTCCTTGCTCATCTCCTGCAAGGCCTTAAGGGCTTCGAGCTGGATGTACGCCGGGTTCTGAGCGATCGCATCGTTAATCGCAGTGATCTCATAGGCCTGGGCGTCGGCGAGGAGCTTTCGCTTCTCGGCCTCCTGCTCGGCAGCCTCACGGGCGGCTTTGGCCTGCTCAACCTGCGTTTGGGCGTTGACTTTCGCCTGCTCCAATTCCGCTGCAGCCTGCTCGATCTTCTGCTCGGCCTGCTTTTTAAGTTCGACGTTCGCCAGGATCGCCTTTGGCAGGCGGAAGTCACGTAGGAGTACAGCCTGCACCTCGATGCCCTTCGGCTCTAGGTAGTCGATGAGCCGGGACTGAATGTCTCGGGTCAGGCGTTCCTGCGTCTCCGCTTGGAAAAACTCTTCGGCCTTGTCGACCGTCTTGCCTTGCTCGCGGACAAGGCTGCGCAACTTCGGGATGATGTGGGTATCCAAGGCATTCTGTGGCGTCCCGATCGTGCTCTTCATCATCGCAGCCCGATCTGGCATGACACGATAAACGACGCTGACGTCGATTTCGGTCGTCAGCTGGTCCCGGCTCGGCACGCTGGCCACCTCCTTGTGCTCCTTGTCACGAACGTCGTACTCCGTCCATGAGAGCAGCGGATTGACCGGGAACTGAAGCCCAGGCTGATACTCGGTCTCCTCCACGTCACCGAACAACGTCGCCACGCCAACGTGCCCAGCCGGGATGCTCTTAAAGAAGAAAGTCGAAAGGAAGATCAACGCGCCCAGCACGACGATGACGACGATGCTGAGCTTCCCTTTGGCGGTGAGCTGACCCTGCGGTGTGATGAAGCCTTCGCTGGACATGGATCACTCTACGGCGTTGGTGATGGTTGTGGTGCAGCCGGCTCCCCAACGCGGGAAGGGTTCAACGCCGGGCCTCGGCTTCGGTGGCGTCGAGCCGCTGCAGCAGATCGGTTACCGCGGCTTCCAGCTGCTCGTCGCGTCCGGCGGCCTCGGCTTCGGGGGTCTGCGGGACCAGCAGGTCCGGCACGGCGCCGTTGTTCTCCATGTCGGAGCCGTCGGGCAGGTACCAGCCGCGAAAGGGCAGGCGAACGCGGGTGCCGTCGACGAGCCGGAAGCTGCCGGTTGAGATCACGCCGCCAGCCGTCTCCTGGCCAACGAGCGTGCCCCGGCCGAGGTTCTTGAAGGCGTGGCTGATGATCTCGGCGTTGCTGAACGACTTCTCGTTGGCCAGCATGTTGATCGGGAGGTCGTATCGCTGGATGAACAGACGGTCCTGCGGGTAGCCACCCTTGTCCATGCCGACTCGATCGGACTCGACGCTGTCACGCATGCCGCGCGGGATCGTGTACGCGTGGCGCGGGTACATGATCGATGCGAGCAGGCGGTCCGTCGTCCAGCCGCCGCCGTTATTGCGGACGTCGATGACGAGCCCGTCCTTGCCGGCGGCCGCGGCGTAGAGGTCGCGCTCGAAGACGTCGAGGCTGGCCTGGTTCATGCCGCGGACGTGGATGTAGCCGAGGCGTCCTCCCGACAGCTCCTCGACCTTGCCGGCATTGTCGAGACGCCAAGCGTCGTAGGTGAGGCTGGTGAGTTGGCCGTAGCTGACGGGCGTCAGCAGCAGGTCCACCGCTCCGCCGTCGCGCTGGACCGTGACGACCGTCTCTCGGCCGACGCGATCGACAAGTTGCTGCGGCAACGGCAGGCCGGTGTCGACCGGCTCGAACTCGATGGCGGAGATGATGTCGCCGATCTCAAGCTTGAAATCGCCGACGCCAGCCGGCCCAGTCGCGAGGACGTCGGTCACCTCGAAGCCGTCGTCAACGACGTCGGTGCGCACGCCGAGCTGCCCGAATCGGCGTGCCGTTGGATTGAACGTGCCCGGCGCGGTGACACCGAGGTGGGACGCGTTGAGCTCACCAAGAAGCTTGTTGCCCACCGTTTCGAACTCGTCGCCGGTCCGCGTAAGGCGGGCCAGCTGCGCGTAGCGATCCGTCAAGGCGGGCCAGTCCAGGCCCTTCATCGTCGGGTGGTAGAAGAGCATGCCGAGCGTCGCGGCCAGCTCGCGGAACTTCTGCTCCTGCTCGTCGGCGACGTTGACGGCCAGTCGGTCACTGATCGTGTAGGTCTCGCGTGATCGGCCACTCTGACTGATCGAGCCGGGACGGCCAGAAGCCAAGAGGGCGAGGGTGTCCCCGTCGGCGGTGAAGTTGCCGAAACCGGCTGACGAGCCGATGTCGTCCGATCCGCCATCCCACGGCTGACGCATGAGCCGGCCGTTGCTGATGTAGAAGATGGCGGTCGCGTCGGGCACCATCGTGACGGCGAATTCGTTGCCCGACTCGCGCGTCAGGCGGCGAAGTCGGAGGTAGGCCGTGTCGAGTTCGAGCTCGTCGAACGGCGCGACCTCTTCGGACGGCAGGCTCGACGCCAGGTCGCCCAGAATGTTGTCGCCGAGCTTCGAAAGTGCCTCGCCGAGCTTCTTGAAGTCGAGCTTGGCCGGCTGTGTGGTCGGCTGCTCTGGCGTCGGGTCGGCGACGAGTGGCGAGACAGTCCCGCGCCGCTCTGCGAAGGCAGGAACCTCCGGAATCGGGTGCCCCAAGATCGACTCGTCGTAGTACGCCTGCAACTCTGCCGGTGCGAGGGCTTCGAGCTCTTCGTCGAGGTAGACCTGCCAGACGTCGAACTCTTCGGCGATGCGTTCGCTGCTGAAGGTCAGCACGCGACCGTCTGCCGAGAGGCTGAAGCTGTAATCGTTGTCGGGGTGACGCGTGAGATTGACCTGCCGCGTGCCGTCGACCTTCATCGCCCAGACGTCGCTGTTGAAGTCGGCGTCCTCGGTTCGCACGACGAGCCACTGGCCGTCCGGTGCCCAGGCGTAGTTCAGATCCGCGTCCCAGCCGTCGTACACGAGGGTCTCTCGACCGCTGCGCAGGTTCAAAACGACTAGGTCGCCCAAGCCCTTGTGAAGCGCGAGTCGCCGACCGTCGAGCGAGGGCGTCGGGTCGCGATACGAAACGTCACCCTCGGTGACGGCTTCGACGTGGAACGCGAGTGCCGTCGGCCACTTCTCGGGGTCGGGCGCAGGGCGTTCGGCCAGTGCCGGGCGTGTCGTGGCGGCTTTGGTTTCCAGGACGTCCGCACGCGACCGCCGAACGGTGGCGGCCATGACGTGCATGGTGTCGCCGAGCATGCGGGTGAAATAGAGCGTCCCGCCGTCCGGGCTCCACGCAACGTCGCTGTGCCGGCCGGGCAGCTCCGACACACGCCGCGCGACCGCGTTGTCGTCGGTGCCGCGGACGTAGACCTGGCCGTACGACACGCTGGCGACAGTCTTGCCGTCGGGCGAGAGCGCGACGTCGGTCGCCTCGCCACCGACGTCGACGAGCTTGGCCGCCGCGGCGTCCTGCGATGCGGTGATTTCGACCGGCACGGGCTCGCCGTCGCCTTCGAGGTCGAGCGTGTAGAGCGTGTCCCACTTGGCAAAGACGACCCGTCGGCCGTCGGGCGTTACGTCGAACTCGTCGACGTCCGCATCCGTGAAGCTCGTCAGGGCTTCGATTCTGCCCGTGTTGGCGTTGCCGACGAAGAGGTTGACGGTCCTGTCGTTGCGGTCGCTGGTGAAGAGGAACAGGCCGTCGGGCAGCCACATCGGTCGGGCGTCGTTGCCGCGGCGTTCGGTGAGCTGCGTGAACTGTTCGTCGGCGTTGGGGTCGTAGAGCCAGATGTCGCGCGTGTCGGGTCCGCGGCTGTGGCGACGCGTGAGGCGTTCGTTCCCGCGGACAAACAGAACGCGATCGCCACCGATCTCCTTGGCCGGCGATCGGCCGAAGGCGTCGTGGACTCGCTCCGGCACGCCAGATTCCGCTCCCACGACATACGGCCGGGGGTTTCGGTAGACGTCGGGCTCGAGATAGCCGGTAAAGTAGAGCTGGCCGTCGTCGCCGAAGTCGTACATGAGGGACGCGCGGTCGAGCAGGAGCCGTTCCCGCACGTTGGTGCCCTCGGGCGTCATCGTGAAGAGCCCAGACACGCCGGCACGGTTGCTGGTGAAGGCGATGGTCTCGCCGTCGTGGCTGAACCGCGGCAGGCGATCGTCGGCCGGGTGATTCGTCAGACGACGGGCCGCGCCACCCTCTGCCGGCACGGTCCAGAGGTCGCCGGCCCAGGCGAAGACGATCGTCTGGCCATCCGGACTGATCGTCGGATGAGCCGGCAGCGGTACCTCGGCGGCCCGCGTGGCGGGCACAACGGCGGCGGCGAGAAGCAAGGACAGCACGGTTCGGAGCGACATCGCTCGCCAGCATGGCGAAAAGTCGCTCGGGTTGCACCGCCGGTTTTTCGAACGTCAGAAGATCGCGCTAGTAGAACTCGCCGCCGACATCGAAATTGCCGTCGTCTCGGGGCGTGCACGACGCGATGCGAATCCGCGTGCTGAGCCGCATCGGGCCGCGATTGACCATGATCCAATGGTCTGCGCCGATGCGATAAGCCCTGTCGCTGGTGAACCCGGCTCCGTGGAGCGACAGGTCGCGAAGGGTCACATGGCGACCGGTCGTCTGGCTCTGGCCGACTGGGCCGCTGATCCAGCCGGCAATGGCAGCCTCGGCACGGTAGCTGCGACGGCGCTCGGCCTCGGTCAGACGCAGTTCGGGAACTTCCAGCGGCGTCTGATCGAGCTTCCGCGCAGCCGAGCCCTCGAACGCGTCGGGCGGCGGAACGGTGCTGGTGGTGGTCGTTGCCTCGGCCATCACGAGTGGCATCGGCCGATCGTGCAGGCGACTTGGGTCCGAAAGTCGATCGGGATTGGCGGCGACTGGGGCCGTGCGTCGACAGGTGTCGATATTGCGACCAACAGCAGCCGGGGATACGGTCAGCGACCATTCCTCGTTCCGCCCGTCCCGCCAGCCTCGTCATGCCCATCGACCTCCGCCGTCCACCTCACGCCGAGGCCCTCGAACGCCGCCGGCTCCTCGACGCAACGTTCGACGCCGAAGCTGACATTCTGAGGATTACGGGCAACATTTCCGATAACCGGATCGAGTTCGAGGACGTTTCGGCGGCTGAAGACGGCTCGCCGTCACAGTTCATCGTGCGCCAGCAGCAGGGCGGCTCGCTCGAAGAGGTCTTCGGGCCCTTCAACGCGGCCGACATTCGACTCGTCGAAATCACGACGTCGTCCGGCAATGACCTGATCATCGTCGGCAATCGCGTCGGTGTCGCCGTCGACGTCAACAGCGGTGCCGGCAGCGACTCGATCAGCGGCGGACGCTTTTCCGACACCATCGTCGCGGGCAATGGCGACGACTACGTCTTCGGCGGCGGTGGGAACGACCTGCTGACCGGCGGTGCCGGGGCCGACACGATCCTGGGCGGCGAGGGCGACCGCGACACGGTCGACTACTCGGCCAACAGCCAGTTCCAGGCCATCAACGTCTCGCTCGACCTCACCGCCAACGACGGCACGGGCGGCGAAAACGACCTTGTCGGCATCGACATCGAACAGGTCGTCGGCGGCTCCGGCTCGGACGTCATCAGTGCGTCGACACGACCTGTGCTCGACATCGTCGACGGCATTGCCACCGTTCGGCCTCCGGTTCGCTTTTTCGGCGGACCTGGAAACGACTCGCTCACCGGTGCAGACCTCGACCAGAGCACCGTCGACGACGCCGCTGCGCTCGCCGGCGTCCTGCCGCCGACCGTGGGCGACATCCAGGACATCCTTGTCGGCGATTCCGGCCAAGACCTCCTCGTCGGCGGACGCGGCAACGACGTGCTCATCGACACCGATGCCGAGTCCGACCAGCTCACCGGCGGCCTCGGCAACGACACGCTCGTCGGCGACGACAACGATCAGTTGCTCGAAGGTGAGCTCGTTCTCGCCCCAGGCCAAACCAGCGTCCTGACACCCGACGACGACGGCGATCGCAGCCAGCTCGACGACGACAACCTCCTCCTCGTCACCGGCACCGAGGGCGACGATCGCATCATCCTCACCGTCGTCACACGCGACCTTGGCGGCACCCGACCGGTCAACTTCCTCCAGGTCGCCGTCCGACCCGTCGGCGGCGTTGCGACGCAGCGCGAGTTCCCCCTCGAACCCGGTGCCGGCGGACCTGAAGATCGCCCGACAGGCTTTGCCATAAACGGCCTGGGCGGCGACGACCTGATCTACGTTGCACCGGCGCTCGTCGAATCGGAAGACCCCGACGACCTGATCGTGCTGCAAGGCTCGATCGAAGGCGGGGACGGCGACGACACACTCTTCGGCGGCGAGGGCGACGACTTCCTCGACGGCGGCGAGGGCGACAACTTCCTCTTCGCCAGCTTCGGCAACGACACGCTCAAGGCCGGATTCGGGACCGACTACTTCTCAGGCTTTGCCGGCTTCGACCGGATCGACTACTCCGACCGCTCGTCTGCCGAGGCGATTCGTGTCGGCCTGGGCGCGCTCTTCGACGACGGCATCTACGCCAACGAGAACGACAACGTCCGATCCGACATCGAAGAGCTCGTCGCAACGGACGGCCGAGACCTGATCTCGACCGAAGGCGGCGCAGGCGTTCAGTTCTTCGGACAGGGCGGTGCCGACACACTCCTCGGCTCCAACGCGGCCGACACGCTCGTCGGCGGATTGGGCCAGGACTCGCTGTTCGGGTTCAACGGCAACGACTTCTTCATCGCACTCGACGGCGAGCGTGACGACCTCTTCGGCGGATTCGGCAACGATGACGGCAGCTTTGACTCCTTCGACGCGATCGACTTTGGCTCGGACGGCTAAGCGAATCGGCCGATACACAGGTCTCAACCCATCGCCGCCGGCTGTCGCCACGACAGCCGGCGTTGCCTTACCAGACCTTCCCTGCCAACATGAGCCGCATGATCCGACCAACCCGTCGCAAAGCGTTGAATCGAGCCGTTCGCCCTCTCTTCGCCGAGCAGCTCGAACCCCGAAGGCTCCTCACCGTCGCGTTTGACAGTGCCACGGGTGTCCTGACCGTCACCACCGGCTCGACCGACGACATCATTCAGTTCGAGGCCATCGGTAACGCCGACGGCATCACCGGCTTCCGCGTCTTCGAGAGCACCGCCGGCGCGCCGCTGGCTGGCACGAGCAAGCAGGACTTCATCGATTACATCGATGCCGGGATCAACGAGGTCACCAGTGCCGACTTCACCGTCGCAGCCGCGGGCGAAGTGCCCGGGACGGACGACGTTCGACGGGTCTTCATCGAGACCAACCTCGGCGACGACCTGATCATCGCTGGCCAGAACCTGCCCGTCCCGATCGAGGTCAATTCCGGCGGCGGCGACGACACCGTCAGCGGTGGCCCGCGGGCGGACACCATCCTCACCGAGGACGGCAACGACTCCATCTTCGGCGGTGAAGGCGACGACGTCATCACCGGTGGCGCAAACGACGACATCTTCGTCGGCGGGGCTGGAAACGACAGCGTCGACTACCGCAATCGCACGGACGGCGTCACCATCACCGTCGACGGCGTTGCCAACGACGGCGACCTCGTCGACGGCGAGGCTGACCTCGTCTCGGACGACATCGAAACCATCGTCGGCGGAACCGGAGATGACTTCCTCCAGGGCGGCAGCATCGGCAGCGGCGTCGCACTCATCGGCAACGCCGGCAACGACACACTCGAAGGCGGCGACGGCGACGACACACTCGTTGGCGGCACCGGCACCGACAGCCTCTCCGGCAACGCCGGTCAAGACGTCATCTTCGCCACCGACGGCGAGGCCGACATTGTTGACGCCGACGACAACGACGGCGGAAACAACGACGTGGGCGAAGCTGGCGAGGACTTCGTCCTCGGCGACGCTTCAGCGCTTGACACCTTCACCGGTTCCACCAACGAGTTCGTCGCAGACGAGACGCTTTCGGGCCTCTCGCCTTCGCTCGACGACATCGAAGACGGCGACGCCGACATCGACGGCGGGACGCTGCGACTCACGGGCACCGGCGGCGATGACCGCATCGAAATCTTCGCCTTCGCGGACGGCCGAGTCTTTGCCACGATCCGCTCGCTCGACGGGGCAACGACCACCGGCACCATCTCGACCGAACTCGCTGACGTCGACGCCGTCGTGGCAGTCGGGCTCGGCGGCAACGATCGCATCGTCGCGGCCGGACTCGGCAATGTGCCGATCACGTTTGACGGCGGTGACGGCGACGACACGCTTGTCGGCTCCAGCGGCAGCGACACGCTTCTTGGCGGAAGTTCCGGCTCGCCTGATGAC
Coding sequences:
- a CDS encoding PilZ domain-containing protein yields the protein MRLIPENLWPRRAPVPPGSTLTRREVRRLQQCLEHDRDAALSLALERRTLGRSAPKQGVIVEARDIGPARMGKIVQGRLRDVSEEGLSLALPVDVAPSTRLHLTLHRAGEQAIELLCTARWSHALQDGFAVGCDAGVDWSASLCDLVRCDNPRPRLIA
- a CDS encoding S41 family peptidase, with the protein product MSLRTVLSLLLAAAVVPATRAAEVPLPAHPTISPDGQTIVFAWAGDLWTVPAEGGAARRLTNHPADDRLPRFSHDGETIAFTSNRAGVSGLFTMTPEGTNVRERLLLDRASLMYDFGDDGQLYFTGYLEPDVYRNPRPYVVGAESGVPERVHDAFGRSPAKEIGGDRVLFVRGNERLTRRHSRGPDTRDIWLYDPNADEQFTQLTERRGNDARPMWLPDGLFLFTSDRNDRTVNLFVGNANTGRIEALTSFTDADVDEFDVTPDGRRVVFAKWDTLYTLDLEGDGEPVPVEITASQDAAAAKLVDVGGEATDVALSPDGKTVASVSYGQVYVRGTDDNAVARRVSELPGRHSDVAWSPDGGTLYFTRMLGDTMHVMAATVRRSRADVLETKAATTRPALAERPAPDPEKWPTALAFHVEAVTEGDVSYRDPTPSLDGRRLALHKGLGDLVVLNLRSGRETLVYDGWDADLNYAWAPDGQWLVVRTEDADFNSDVWAMKVDGTRQVNLTRHPDNDYSFSLSADGRVLTFSSERIAEEFDVWQVYLDEELEALAPAELQAYYDESILGHPIPEVPAFAERRGTVSPLVADPTPEQPTTQPAKLDFKKLGEALSKLGDNILGDLASSLPSEEVAPFDELELDTAYLRLRRLTRESGNEFAVTMVPDATAIFYISNGRLMRQPWDGGSDDIGSSAGFGNFTADGDTLALLASGRPGSISQSGRSRETYTISDRLAVNVADEQEQKFRELAATLGMLFYHPTMKGLDWPALTDRYAQLARLTRTGDEFETVGNKLLGELNASHLGVTAPGTFNPTARRFGQLGVRTDVVDDGFEVTDVLATGPAGVGDFKLEIGDIISAIEFEPVDTGLPLPQQLVDRVGRETVVTVQRDGGAVDLLLTPVSYGQLTSLTYDAWRLDNAGKVEELSGGRLGYIHVRGMNQASLDVFERDLYAAAAGKDGLVIDVRNNGGGWTTDRLLASIMYPRHAYTIPRGMRDSVESDRVGMDKGGYPQDRLFIQRYDLPINMLANEKSFSNAEIISHAFKNLGRGTLVGQETAGGVISTGSFRLVDGTRVRLPFRGWYLPDGSDMENNGAVPDLLVPQTPEAEAAGRDEQLEAAVTDLLQRLDATEAEARR
- a CDS encoding calcium-binding protein, translating into MSRMIRPTRRKALNRAVRPLFAEQLEPRRLLTVAFDSATGVLTVTTGSTDDIIQFEAIGNADGITGFRVFESTAGAPLAGTSKQDFIDYIDAGINEVTSADFTVAAAGEVPGTDDVRRVFIETNLGDDLIIAGQNLPVPIEVNSGGGDDTVSGGPRADTILTEDGNDSIFGGEGDDVITGGANDDIFVGGAGNDSVDYRNRTDGVTITVDGVANDGDLVDGEADLVSDDIETIVGGTGDDFLQGGSIGSGVALIGNAGNDTLEGGDGDDTLVGGTGTDSLSGNAGQDVIFATDGEADIVDADDNDGGNNDVGEAGEDFVLGDASALDTFTGSTNEFVADETLSGLSPSLDDIEDGDADIDGGTLRLTGTGGDDRIEIFAFADGRVFATIRSLDGATTTGTISTELADVDAVVAVGLGGNDRIVAAGLGNVPITFDGGDGDDTLVGSSGSDTLLGGSSGSPDDEQTGGDDFLFGSVGNDVLLAGFGADYVAGGLGTDQVSYASRGEPIVVGLGVLADDGADEEGDDIQTDVEIVIGGNGNDRLSTISDLDVRLFGGPGNDTLTGGSGNDIFQGDAGNDQMFGLAGNDTFFADDNEADTLNGGTGTDTAASSDGLDTLISIE
- a CDS encoding PilZ domain-containing protein — its product is MPLVMAEATTTTSTVPPPDAFEGSAARKLDQTPLEVPELRLTEAERRRSYRAEAAIAGWISGPVGQSQTTGRHVTLRDLSLHGAGFTSDRAYRIGADHWIMVNRGPMRLSTRIRIASCTPRDDGNFDVGGEFY
- a CDS encoding prohibitin family protein — translated: MSSEGFITPQGQLTAKGKLSIVVIVVLGALIFLSTFFFKSIPAGHVGVATLFGDVEETEYQPGLQFPVNPLLSWTEYDVRDKEHKEVASVPSRDQLTTEIDVSVVYRVMPDRAAMMKSTIGTPQNALDTHIIPKLRSLVREQGKTVDKAEEFFQAETQERLTRDIQSRLIDYLEPKGIEVQAVLLRDFRLPKAILANVELKKQAEQKIEQAAAELEQAKVNAQTQVEQAKAAREAAEQEAEKRKLLADAQAYEITAINDAIAQNPAYIQLEALKALQEMSKDEAAKLYFMNSDSPMPLPLMNLGEPLMQSSAGNAQAGR